In the Chelonoidis abingdonii isolate Lonesome George chromosome 13, CheloAbing_2.0, whole genome shotgun sequence genome, one interval contains:
- the SMIM5 gene encoding small integral membrane protein 5 codes for MSSEGFLKEVQTIGEKFLLKLQKLPKAEPVEIVSFCIILFFIVTVLSLMTLACSCCCYRCCCNGSPDQRGRKIQIQPTAHV; via the exons ATGTCTTCCGAAGGCTTTCTGAAGGAAGTACAGACCATTGGTGAGAAGTTCCTGCTTAAGCTCCAGAAACTGCCCAAGGCTGAACCTGTAGAGATAGTGTCATTTTGTATTATCCTCTTCTTTATCG tTACCGTGCTGTCACTGATGACCCTAGcctgcagctgttgctgctaTCGCTGCTGCTGCAATGGAAGCCCTGATCAGAGAGGCAGGAAGATCCAGATCCAGCCAACTGCTCATGTGTGA